The following nucleotide sequence is from uncultured Draconibacterium sp..
CGACGACTACCAAATGCAGTGGTCGGATATAACATCATTTACCGAATTAGTGGCTGTTGTTGGTAAGTCAACCTGGGAAGTGATGAATGCCAAACTGATGCTAAACGTGGAATGGGAACCGATCGCGGAAGACAATTCGCAGGGTGTTCCTACAGGTTTTGAAAGCACTGCCGATCATTATAAAAAAATGGAGGAAGCAGCTGCCAAAGCGGGTAGGGAACAGCGTCGTGACGGAAATCCCGAAGAAGCATTTAAAAATGCAGCCAAAGTAATTGAACGAACTTATACTGCACCATTTCAGGCGCATAACCCGATGGAACCCCAAAACTTTTTTGCCGACGTAAAAGATGATTTTGCGGTGTTGGCAGGACCGACGCAAACGCCGGAGTTTATGGAGAAAACGGTTGCCGCCCGGCTTGGTTTGCCAGTGGAAAACGTGGATGTACAAATGACCCGCATGGGAGGTGGTTTCGGACGACGCCTGTATGGCCACTTTATGGTGGAAGCAGCTGTTATTTCGCAGCAAGTGAAAGCACCTGTAAAGTTGATCTATTCGCGCGAAGACGATATGTCGTATGGAATTTATCGTCCGGCTTATCATGCCTTATACCGCGCAGCGCTGGATGCAGATAATAATCTGATTGGTTTCCATGTACGAATGGGAGGAATCCCGGACAGTCCGTTGCATGCCAATCGTTTTCCGGCAGGAAGTGTAGACAATTATCTCGCTGAAAGTTTCACTGTTGAATCCAATATAAGCACCGGAGCATTTCGTGCTCCCGGCTCTAATTTTAATGCCGTAGCCGAGCAATCGTTCCTCGATGAGGTGGCCGAAGCTGCCGGCAAGGATCCGATTCAGTTTCGTCTCGATTTGCTAAAACGCGCACAGGAAAACCCGGTGGGTAGCAATAACGATTACGATGCAGCCCGCTATGCCGGCGTTTTGGAGCAGGTTCGCGAAAAGTCGGGCTGGGATACCAACTCGGAAGGGAAAAACCGTGGTGTTGCCGCCTATTTCTGTCACAATTCGTATGTGGCAAATGTGGTGGATATCGCCAATAAGGATGGTGAGCAGGTAATTGAAAAAGTATATGCTTCGGTGGATTGTGGTATTGTGGTAAACCCCGATGCTGCGGTTAACATGACGGAAGGAAGTATTGTAGATGGAATCGGACATGCGATGTACAGTGGTTTGACATTTAGTGAAGGCCAGCCGGAACAAAACAATTTCGATATGTACCGTTTGATCAGGCATGGCGAAGCGCCCAAAGAAATAGAAGTCCATTTTGTAGAAAATAATATTGATCCTACCGGTTTGGGTGAACCACCTTATCCTCCGGTGATGGGAGCGTTGGCCAACGCATTATACAAAGCCAACGGAGAGCGCTATTACCATCAGCCATTTGTGAAAAACAGTATTGGATAGATCTAAAATATAGAACGCAGATGACGCGGATATTAACTGATGATCTCAGATAAATCAGCGAAAATCAGTTCGATCAGTGTCATCTGCGTCCTATCTATACTCAAAATGATTAAATCGTTTTCCGAAGATTTCATTTAATAGCTTTTGTGTTTTGAGGTTTGTTTAATAAATTGAACAGATAAATCAGTGAATATCTGCTAAATCAGCGTTATCAGCGTTCTATCTTTACTCAAAACCGAAACAAATTAAACCGGTTATCACGGATATTAAACACCAATAGTTTTCCGCTAATTACTTTACCGTAACCGGTTATTATCTTTATGATTTCATTAGCCTGCAGCGTTCCGGTTATTCCGGGCAAAACACCTAAAAGGCCAATGTCATCTTCCTTGTAAATTCCGTCTTTTGGGGTTGTTGGAAACAGATTGGTATAAACAGGTCCGTTCTGATAATTAAATACACTTATTTGCCCCTCGTAATTTAGCACCGAAGCAAAAGCCAGAGGCTTATTTAAAGCTGCCGATTTTAAGCCGATCAGCTGCCGGGTTTTATAATTATCGGTGCAGTCGGCAATCACATCGTATTGTTGAAAAAGCTCTTCCGCATTTGATTCATCTAGTTTTGTATCAAATGGCTGAACCTCAATTTCCGGGTACAAGGCCTTTATCTTTTGAGCAGCGATCTCCACCTTTTTTTGCCCTACTTCTGCAGAGGTATAAAGTATTTGTCGTTGCAGATTCGAGGTGCTCACCACATCATCATCAACAATGCCGATGTTGCCAACACCGGCAGCCGCCAGGTACACCAGCAACGGACTTCCCAGTCCGCCGGCACCTATTACCAGCACATGTGCATTTTTCAGTTTTAGCTGACCGGTAAGGCCAATTTCCGATAAGGAAAAATGACGTGTAAACCGTGTCAGATCTTCATTATTCAGTTCTTTCATAATGGTGATTATTATGGTGGTGATGGTGATCGTCGCTTACGCAATCGCAGTTTTGGCCCCATTCGCTTGTTCCGTCAGCAAAAAACTCATGTTTCCAGATGGGCACTTCATTTTTCACGCGGTCGATAATGTAACGGTTGGCATCATAAGCTTCTTTCCGGTGGCCTGAGCCGGTAATTACCACAACCGCACAGCCACTGATCTCAACACGACCAACGCGATGAACACAAGCGGCCTGGTTCAGTTTAAAGCGCGATTTGGCTTCTTCCAGAATTTCGCTAATCATTTTATTTGCCATGGGCGCGTACGCTTCATATTCCAGGTGTGTTACTGCCCGGCCTTTATTATTATCACGAACTTCGCCGCTAAACAGTACCACCGCACCACTATGCGGATGCCTGAAGTTTTCAAACAGTTCGCTGTAACTGATTTCTGTATTTTGAATGTGCTTCATGTCGTTCGGTTTATCCTCCGCTTGACGGTGGAATTAAAAACAATGTGGTTTGATCTTTTATTGTTTCGTTTAGCGGAACAAATTCTTCGTTCACCGCAATCCGGCAGCTGGTCAGTACCTCTTTTGCCTCCGGGTTTAATTCACCCAGCTTTTCAAGTAAGCTGGCATAACTTTCTTCCGGAGCCACTTCAACGCTGGTTTCGTCGCCAAAGAACTTTTTGAGTCCGGCAAAACATATAATTTTTCTATTCATATTAGCCTCCTATATTTCTCATTGATAATTCGCTGCCATGGAATTTCACTGCTTGTTTAAGCAGCAGTAATCCTTTCAGTTTCTCGGTAAGCAGCTGGTCGTTATCGATATACGGCATCAGTTTTTCGCCATGTGCATTGCTCAGACAACCAAAAAAGTAGCCGTTGCTATCTAAGCGTAAACGGTTACAGTCGTGGCAAAATGGCGTCGATTCATTGGCAATTATCCCAAAAATTCCACCTTTCGAAGTGCGCCAGTAATGTGCTGTTGATGCATGCTCACGCTTCATCTCTTCAATCTCGTATTTCTCCTGAATCGTTGATAAGATCTCCTTCTCCGGAAAGAAAAGTCCGTTCTCCGAATTATATAAATGCCCCATTTTCATTAACTCCAGGTAGCGGATTTTAACCCCCAACTCTGTGGCATAATCAAGTAGCGGAACAATCTGTGAGTCGTTTTTCCCCCGCATAATAACCGCATTCAGTTTTATATTTAACCCCGCTTTTATGGCTGCCTCAATTCCCTGGAAAACCCGCGATGTATCCGACCGGCGTATAATTTTTCCAAAGGTTTTGTTGTCTATGGCATCCACCGAAATGTTGATTGAGTTTACGCCTGCATTTACTAATTTTTCGGTATTTTCTTTCAGGAAAAATGCGTTGGTGGTTAAACGTATATCGTTAATACCGAGCTTTTTAATGTTTTCAATAAGTGGGTAAAGATTGGAATAAAGTAAAGGTTCGCCACCGGTTAAGCGAACGCTTTTGAGGCCCGTTAAGCGGTGTACTGCCTGAATTAACTGTGTAAATTCTTCAACTGAAATGGGTTTGTCAGCACCGTTCTCCTCAATTTGAAGGTTTGCATTTTCATCAAACTCATTATCAACACAATAAACGCATGAAAAATTACACGAGTTCAGGAGACTTATTCTTAGCTTTTCAAATCTTCTGCCTAGCTTATCTTCAATTTTCAACATGTCTATTTAACTTGAAAATCGTTGATTTGTTCAGTTAATTCAGACTATTTAGTATTTTGATTTGGACCGTTTGTGTTAAGGCTGGAATTATCCGCTGAAGATGAGTATTTTATTGAACAGTAGTAATCATTTTCTTGTTATAATGTTGGTTTATAAATATTTGATGTATTTTTATTTAGGTAAATTAAATTTAGCCGAACGAAACTAACCTTTAACGTTATTGATATGACGCACGAACTGAAACTACTGTTTGATACGTTAAAATCGTGGCAACTACTTGATAAAAAAGCTGTATTCGTTTCTGTGGTCGACCTTGAAGGTTCATCATACCGCAGGCCCGGTGTTCGAATGCTGATCAGCGAGGATGGAGAGTATGCCGGAGCCGTAAGCGGCGGTTGTGTGGAAAGCGAGATAGAGCGCCAGGCACAAAGTGTTTTCCATACCAACAAGCCAAAAGTTATTACTTACGATGGCCGGTACCGGATTGGCTGCGAGGGTGTTATTCACGTGTTGATTGAACCTGCTTTTCTTTCCGGGGAACTTCTGGAAGCTTTTAAAAATCAGTTGGAAAGCAGAAAGCCGTTTCAGATGGATTCGTTTTTTTATACCGAAGTGGGCGAGTATAATGATGTAGGTTCGGTACTTCGTATTAACGGTAATGACTATTCGCTTAATCCCAATTTTAAGGATAATAAAACCGGAAGTCAAAAGTGTTTCACTCAGACTTTCGAGCCTTTATTTCAGCTCTTTATTTTTGGTGCTGAGCATGATGCCGTTCAGCTAAGTCAGGCCGCAAAATTACTGGGGTGGGAGGTAACAGTGGTCGCTTCTCCGGAGGAATTGAAATCATGCGATTATTTTCCGGGGGCAGCATCATTGATCACTCCGTCGTTTGATGATATCGATACTTCAGCCATTGATGAACAAACAGCAGTGGTTTTAATAACACACAGTTTTAATAAGGATGTTCAGTATTTAATGGCTTTAAAAGATATCAACCCGGCATACATTGGTTTGCTGGGATCGGTAAATCGTAGGGAGCGTGTAATTTCGATGTTACTGGAACAGCTTCCTGATCTCCCGCTGGAGTTTATTGAGCAGATTCATGGTCCGGCCGGTATTAATATTGGTGCTGAGAACGCTTCCGAGATATCGGTTTCTATTCTTGCTGAAATTTTAAGTGTGGTAAGGAAACAAAAGCCTGTGGCTTTGCGCGAAAAAATCGGTGCAATTCATGAATAACATTCCAATAGTATTGCTGGCAGCAGGAGCTTCCTCAAGAATGGGGCAGCCCAAACCATTGTTGCCGTGGGCGGAACAAACACTAATCGAGCATCAGGTAAACACTTTAACCGCAACAGGTCAGTCAGTGGTAGTGGTTTTAGGAAATCAGGCTGAAAATATTAGCCCAATTCTTAACGGTCTTCCTGTAAAGTTCATCATAAATGAAAATTGGGAACAAGGTATGGGAACTTCCATTGCTAAGGGAGTTAAACTCGTAGAACAACAGTTCCCTGCCTGTAATGGAGTGTTGATTACTTTGATCGACCAACCGTTGATTACAACTGATCATTTAACTACGCTGCTTGGTAATTTCGAAGCGGGTAAACAGCAAATTATCGTATCACAAGCCAAATCGGGATGGCAGGGGGTTCCTGTAATATTCGACCGGTTTTACTTCAATGAACTCGCTAAACTGAGTGGGAAGCAAGGTGCAAAAGCAGTTTTTAGGAATTTTATGCATCAGGTAAAAACAATTCGGTGCGGAGATAGTTTAGAAGACATGGATACTCCGGAACAGTACATAAAACTCCGGAACAATCAATAGGTAAAAGATCCGGATCTTCGTAATTCCACTGTTAGTCGTTGGCCAGGTTTACAATATGGCAGGCAACTACACCAGCTGTTTCTGTTCGCAGGCGGGCATTCCCCAATGAGATGGCTTCAAATCCATTTTCCAAAGCAAGGTCAACTTCCTCAGGACTAAAATCACCTTCCGGGCCAATCAGAATCAGCACGTTGTCGCCGGGTTTTACCACGTTTTTTAGATGAGGTTTTTCGCCTTCGTTGCAATGAGCAATAAATTTTTTTGTTTCTGTAGCTTGTGTCAAGAGGTCGGAAAGTTTTGTCAACTCATTGAGTTTCGGCAGGTAAGCCTTAACCGATTGTTTCATGGCCGAAACCAGTATCTTTTCCAAACGCTCGGGTTTTATCACTTTGCGTTCCGAATGTTCCGAAAGGAGAGGAGTGACTTCATCGATGCCGATTTCGGTGCATTTCTCCAGAAACCATTCTGTGCGGTCGATATTTTTGGTAGGTGCAATGGCAATGTGTAAATGAAAATCCTTTTTGCCAAATTCAGTTTGCGAATCAATAATAATGAGTTGGCATTTTTTGGGATTGGCATTCTGAATTTTTGCTTTGTAGAAACCACCTTTCCCATCTACCAGTTCAATATCGTCGCCTTCTTTTAAGCGAAGTACACGAATGGCGTGTTTCGATTCGGTTTCGTTTAAAATAACTTCGGCACCTGAAATATCCGGAACATAAAATAACTGCATGGATTTAAAACTTTTTCAAGTGCCAAAGTTAGTAAAAATGTTATTCTGATTTTTTTCGAAATAACTTAGTTGGAAACAAACAGGAAGGTGAAATTACTATTCCGGCTCTTCGCTAAACTTAAATGTTTTATACAAGTAGCCCATTGCCGGAAAAATGATCAGTACACCAACAATCAACGCAATTAAAAGGAATAGCTGCACTTGTTCGGGTGCCTTTGCTGCCTGAATGGTAATATCATCACCACTTTTTGTTTTAACCAACACCGGAAACTGAATGGCAAACCATCCGGTAACGATCAGCGTAGTTTGAAGCCCGGCAGTTAATCGTAACCAGTTGCCTTTATTTTTATTCAGAAAATACCAGAATGCCGGAAGTGCCAGGGTAGCGATAACAATACAGGCTACGCTTATGGGCGAGTTGATGAAGTCTTTCAACAGCGGATGACCGGCAACTTTAGCCGTTGCAAACACAATTGCTCCCATTACCACCAATGAGATCAGCAGGCGCTTGGTCATGCGTGTAAAATAAATGATGTAGTTTTTGTCATCAATTTCGCTAACGGTAAAAATACCCGCCAGAAAGGCAAATAACAACACCATAAACACGCCCATACTCACCGAAAACCAGTTTAGCCACGGGTGGATGTATACTTCGTAAAAGCCAAGCTGATAATCCATCGTTATTTCGCCCAGTATTAGTCCGCCAACGGTGACTCCCAAAAAGAAAGTGGTGAACACACTGGAGTAGCGAAATATGGCCGAATAGATAGCTTTCGGACGTTCTTCATCAATATCGTAATGGCGAAATGTAAAAGCTGACCCGCGGGCGATAATGCCAAGCAGTACCAACAAAACTGGAATGTGCAAGGCCGTAAGAACGGTTGAATAGACAGTCGGGAATCCGACAAACAGGATTACTACCACCAGAATTAACCATACGTGGTTAGCCTCCCAAACCGGTGCAATGGCACGCGACACGATTTTTGATGCTTTACCTCTCGACAAAAGTTCGAGAATTCCGCCGCCAAAATCGGCGCCCCCAAGTAAAACGTAAAGCATTAAACAAATTACCAGTATTATGAGATTAGCTTCAGCCATTTTTCAGATATTTTGATTGTAATAGTTGTATTTGGCGGCTCAGCAGCCAGGTAACCACAAAAGTTAGAATGACATAAACCGCCGTAATGGTGTAAAAAGTATACTGGATGCCCGGCATTGGCGTTAACGAATCTTTTGTTTTCATAATGCCATAAATAATCCAGGGTTGGCGTCCTACTTCGGTAACTATCCAGCCGGCTTCCACTGCAATAAACCCAAGCGGGGTAGCGATGGCCAGCATGCGCAACCACCATTTCTTCTCCAGCCAGTGTTTCCATTTGTAGGTTCCGGCAAAAAACAGGCCGGCAATCAGCATCAGAAACATCCCTATTCCAACCATTAACTGAAACGAATAATGTGTAATCGGTACCGGTGGCCACTCTTCTTCCGGAAACTCTTCCAGTCCTTTTACTTCTGCGTTAAAGTCGCCATGCGCAAGGAAACTCAGGAATCCGGGAAGTTTAATCGCGTATTTTACTTCGCGGTTTTCCACATCAGGAATTCCGCCGATAATAAGTGACGCTTTTTCCTCGGTTTTAAAATGCGACTCGAAAGCAGCTAGTTTTGCCGGTTGTAATTTGGCAACATTTTTAGCTGCGAGGTCACCGCTTATGGGTTGAAGAACAGCAGCTGCCGATGCAAATGCGAGTGCTATGGTTATGGCTTTGGCGTGAATCTCCAGCTTATTTTTCATGTATAAAACAGCATGCACTCCGGCCACTGCAAATCCCGTTGCCGAAAAAGCTGCAATAGTCATATGGTGCGCCTGCGAGAACCATGCTTTGTTGAACATCGCTTTTACCGGATCGATATTAAAAGCTTGTCCGTCAATCCAGTCGAAACCTGCGGGAGCATTCATCCAGGCATTGGCCGAAACCACAAAAATTCCCGAAAGTACACCGGAAATTCCTACAACCATTCCGGTGTAGAGGTGAACCCATTTGTTCAGACGTTTCCAGCCGTACAGGAATAAACCCAGCGCTATGGCTTCCACAAAGAAAGCGGTTCCTTCCCACGAAAAGGGCATCCCAAAAATGGGCCCGGCATGCTCCATAAATGTGGGCCATAACATTCCCAGCTCAAACGATAATACAGTACCGGAAACGGCACCAACGGCAAAAAATATTGCTACACCTTTTGCCCAGGCTTTTGCCAAATCAAGATAGACCGGATTTTTTGTTCGAAGCCATTTCCACTCGGCAACGAACATAAACCACGGCATTACCATCCCTATGCAGGCAAATACGATGTGAAATCCTAACGAAACGGCCATTTGCATTCTTGCGGCCATAAATTCATCCATACTTTATCTTATTTTCTGTTTACATTGTTTGTCATTCCTAACAACAATTTCCTCTTCTAGTTTGAGTTTTTTTGTCGATTTCTCCATTCTACATAAGCAATTCGATCCAATAGGCTGATTGATTGGGATATAGAATAGGAAACTTACGTAAAAGCAGTGCTAATTTAGAAAATATAATTAAGTAATAACAGGAAGTTTCAGCGATTTAAGTAAACTAAAGTTTAAAAAAGTGAAAATAAAAACTGCTATTTAAACATACGTGGAACAAGATGGAATGCCAGCTTCCCGCTTCTTGCTTCTACCTGATCCCAGCTTTCAACATCGAAATTTATTCCAACGGTTGATGAGGTTGGCATGTCGCTGTAAAACTCTTCGAGTAAATTGCACACGTAGTAATAAAAGCCAGGGTTATGCCCAAAAAAGAATACCGTATTAGAGCTCGGTGGTAACTTATGTATCAGCTCCAAAAATTCGTCGGTGCTAAGCCCGTCGTATATATCTTCAACAGTAATAATGTCCTGGCGTTTAAAGTCGAGGTTTTCGGCAAAAATCATGGCCGTTTTAAACGCTCGTTTGGCAGGACTGGAAATAATGGTATCCGGAACTACCCCTTGTTTTTTCAGATCCTGACTTATCAGTTTCGCGTCGTTTTTACCACGTTCACGCAGGTCGCGCGTAAAATCATCTTCGTACCCGTAAGGTACGGCCTTGCCATGTCGTACGATTACTACTTGTTTCATATATATAAATTAAAGACCGATGCTAAAACGGAGAGGAGCAACGGTCTGGTTAGCCTCTTTATACCAGTTCGTACAGGTCAACGGTAACTTCAGCCAATTCGCCTATTTTAGGAACGGTGCTTGAAAAATGCGGAGTGCTGTTGTGAAAATCGATCGCTGCCCGGTCTTTCCATTTTTCAATCAGGCAATAAGTAGAGGGATCGTCTACCTTTTTATGCAATACATATTCAATGTTTCCATCCTCGGCGCGCGACGCTTCTCCCAATTCTTCAACGAGTTTCAAAAATGTTGATTCCTGTCCTTTGTTTACTATAAATTTAGCTACAATTGTAATCATCTTGTCGGTTTTATTTAAGTGAATCTTCCAGGCCAAAACGGAATTGTAAAAGGTAAATTCGGTTTTTATTAAGCTGTAGAAGTTGTCTAAAACAAATTTAACTTAATTTGCAGCAATAAGACAAATTTTAATGAGACGAATTGGACTGTTATCGGACACACACGGATTTATTCACGAGCGTATTTTTACTTTTTTCGATAAGGTGGACGAGATTTGGCATGCGGGAGATTTTGGAAATATTGAAACCGCAGATCGTCTGGCTGATTTTAAACCTTTGAGAGGTGTTTACGGAAACATTGACGGACAGGATGTGCGTGTAGTTCACCCGATGCATCAGCGTTTTAAATGCGAAGATGTGGATGTTTGGATGACGCATATTGGTGGTTATCCGGGACGTTACGAACGTTACGTAAAACCGGATATTTATACCAATTCACCCGATTTGTTTATTAGCGGGCATTCGCATATTTTAAAAGTAATCTTTGATAAAAAACTCAATTTTTTGCACATGAATCCGGGAGCTGCCGGTTACAAGGGTTTTCATAAAGTATGTACTGCCTTGCGTTTTGTAATAGATGGGAAAGAAATTCGAGACCTTGAAATTTGGGAGTTACCACGCCACGAAGCGGTGCCGCGCGTATAATTCAGCACTGATTATTGCCCAGCTTTTAATTCAAATAATTCATTCCAGAGGCGGTTAAATTCTTCGTCGTATTGTTGTACGATCTCAAATTTTGTGGTAGCCACCAGGTTTTCCTGGTTGTGTTTGGTGGCGGTGTAGGTCCAGTTAAAGCTGCCGGTTATCGCAATTTTACCATCGATAATACCAAATTTGTTGTGCATGTGGTAATGCGAATGATCGATTTTTACGGGAATTCCGGCCCCGGCAAGTTTGGCGATTTCTGAGCCATTATCTTCCATTTTTTCATCGTCGGTGATGATTCGCACTTTCACTCCTCGTTTATGGCAGGATATAATTCTTCGTGCCAGTTCGTTATCGGTAATCGTAAAAATGCACAGGTCAACGGTTTGTGAAGCATGATCGAGCAGTGTTTTTATCTCATTTTTAATGTCGTTTCCCGGGCTGAAAAATACCCGGTTAAAGTGAAACGCATGCTCGTTAATAAGCGTAATGCTGGTTTCCAACCACGAAATTACATGGCTGTGACCGGAAGCTTCCAGCTCTTTTCCCTTTTCAATCAGCATCTTTTTTAATGCCTCTCTGTCTTTACGATTGAGTCTTTTTAACCTGCCGGTAATCGATTTTGGCACCTCGTTTTCAAGCAACGAGTCGCAGCGTTTTACAAAGTAATTAAAAAGGTCTTGCATGGCGTTTAAGTTAAAAGTAGAAAGTAAAAAGGTAAAAGATTAATTCTACAATTTTGCAGTTTCGCAATTTTTTAATCGTTTTTTGTAAACGAATGAGCTACCCAGTTATTTTTTTCCACAAAACCGGCATCTTTCATTCCCAGGCTTTCAGCTTTTGTTTTAATATCCTTGATGTCTTCGGTGTAAAAACCACTCATAATCAACGTTCCGCCATCGTTCAATACACTGAAGTATGCTTCCATGTCGTTTAGCAAAACATTTTTATGGATGTTGGCAAAAATCAGGTCGAACTTTTCATTTCCAAGCAGGCTGGCATCTCCCAGTTTTGCATCAATGTTCGTGATTTTATTCAGCGCTGCATTTTCCCGCGTCCCTTCGTACGACCATTTGTCAATGTCGATAGCCGTAATTTGTTTGGCCCCTTTCATCGAAGCTAAAATGCTGAGAATACCAGTTCCACAGCCCATGTCCAAAATGGTTTTTCCGCCTAAATCGTTTTGTAGAATTGATTCGATTATTGTCGCCGTAGTTTCATGGTTTCCGGTTCCAAAAGCCATGTTAGGCTCAATTACAATTTCGTATTTTGCCTCGGGATATTCCGTGTGAAACGGCGCCCGGATCATACACTCTCCACCGATTACCAGCGGTTTGAAATAGTTCTTTTCCCACTCTTCGTTCCAGTTTTGGTCGGCGATAAACTCCGAATCTACTTTAAATGAAAAATCACCGGAGAACGATTCGAGAACTGTGTTTAAACTTTCTTTTGAGTAAGAAGTTGCCGGGATAAACGCTTCAAATCCGGTTTCGGTTTCCACAAAACTATCAAAACCAATGTCGGCCAGCTGAGCATTTAAAACATCGCGCAACCACTCCTGAAACGGGGTAATTTGTATACTTATTTTTTGGTAATCCATTTGTTTGGTATTTGCGGCGAAGGTATAAAAAAACGGCCACTGATGCTTTCTGTTGGAAGTTTGCTTCTTCTTTAATCGATGAATTTATTGGGAAAGATATTTACGGCGATAAAACCAAATATTCCTGTAATTCCAATAATCAGCAAATCAATGATACTGGTTCTGATTTTTTTCTTTTGTTTTCTAATAATAGAGTATTGTACGATAATTAGCAACAGGCTGATAAAAAGCCATCTAAACGACTTGCTGATTTTTAAATAGAAATTTACGTAGCTGGAGTTATTATCAGTCATTTTTAGCTCGGCGGGGAAAAGCAACTGGGCAATTTTACCTTCGGTGCCGGAATTATAAGTCGGGCGCTTTTCAATATATTCGTCAATCTTGTTGTGGTCGCGGTCTACGACCTGTGTTCTTATAAACCCGTCGCCAATACTTATTACATTGAAATTAAAATAGTCGCCATAAATTCTGATCTCGTATTTATCAGGATCAATATCATCCACATCAAATTTTTCCAGCATATAATCGTAGGGTGTCAGCACATAGAGTTCGTTATTTTCTGTAAATAAGTAGGCGTAATAAAGTTTGTCGCTAAAATCAACGCACTGAATGGTTTTGAATTTCATACCAGTTGGAAGCTCAACTTTGCGGACAAAAGGTACTCCCTTAGCCATTTTAATATGAAAAAGCTGGTCGGCAGAATCGAATACCAGATAACCTTCGTCGCACGATTTCCTGGGTGTTGGAATACCGTTTATCGAATTTGCCGGGAACTTAAAACCCCGGTTATATAAAACGGCCGAAAACATCCGGCTTTTATCTTCGAGAATTTTGTTGGTTTTGGCATCGATAAACTCCATACGCCAGGTGATGCGGAAAAAATCGTCAGGCATTTCCAGATTAGCCCGGCCCGATTGTGATTCAAACAAAGGATAGAGTTTGGGTTTTGGAGCATGAATTTCATCGGGTGTTATTCGAAAGTTTGACCGAAATATACCGGCGTGCTGGATATTAATTTTCTGTCCGTTTATCGAATCGGGCATCGTTCCATCCATAACCAGTTGCCGCGTGTACATTAGCGGCAATTTCATTTCGTAGGCTTCACGTGTTAGTTTTGTCCCTTCACGGTTCGTCCATTTATCGTCAGCATCCGGTCGATAGATCATAAAATCATGGTCGATACAGCTGTATTGTATCAACGGGCTTTTGCTTGGTTTTTCAAATGCCATTCGGTAGAACTGGGGCAGTAC
It contains:
- a CDS encoding molybdopterin cofactor-binding domain-containing protein, whose amino-acid sequence is MTTVKTKLDRRSFIRSSALAGGGLLLTFSWLAPACTTDSPKQLTMPDEWYELNGFLKIGNNGAVTIMSPNPEIGQNVKTSMPMIVADELDVDWKFVMVEQAPLNTDIFTRQLAGGSQSIRQGWNGLRMAGATGRRMLREAAAHEWKVPVDEITTEAGVLYHKSSGKEAGYGEMASAAAELTVPEEVELKDIKDFTIIGTSRKNVDGQKIVTGKPLFGLDYKSEGMVIAMIEHPPAFGMKLKSFDATEAKAMPGIVDVFAIKTYNDDYQMQWSDITSFTELVAVVGKSTWEVMNAKLMLNVEWEPIAEDNSQGVPTGFESTADHYKKMEEAAAKAGREQRRDGNPEEAFKNAAKVIERTYTAPFQAHNPMEPQNFFADVKDDFAVLAGPTQTPEFMEKTVAARLGLPVENVDVQMTRMGGGFGRRLYGHFMVEAAVISQQVKAPVKLIYSREDDMSYGIYRPAYHALYRAALDADNNLIGFHVRMGGIPDSPLHANRFPAGSVDNYLAESFTVESNISTGAFRAPGSNFNAVAEQSFLDEVAEAAGKDPIQFRLDLLKRAQENPVGSNNDYDAARYAGVLEQVREKSGWDTNSEGKNRGVAAYFCHNSYVANVVDIANKDGEQVIEKVYASVDCGIVVNPDAAVNMTEGSIVDGIGHAMYSGLTFSEGQPEQNNFDMYRLIRHGEAPKEIEVHFVENNIDPTGLGEPPYPPVMGALANALYKANGERYYHQPFVKNSIG
- a CDS encoding HesA/MoeB/ThiF family protein translates to MKELNNEDLTRFTRHFSLSEIGLTGQLKLKNAHVLVIGAGGLGSPLLVYLAAAGVGNIGIVDDDVVSTSNLQRQILYTSAEVGQKKVEIAAQKIKALYPEIEVQPFDTKLDESNAEELFQQYDVIADCTDNYKTRQLIGLKSAALNKPLAFASVLNYEGQISVFNYQNGPVYTNLFPTTPKDGIYKEDDIGLLGVLPGITGTLQANEIIKIITGYGKVISGKLLVFNIRDNRFNLFRF
- a CDS encoding molybdenum cofactor biosynthesis protein MoaE is translated as MKHIQNTEISYSELFENFRHPHSGAVVLFSGEVRDNNKGRAVTHLEYEAYAPMANKMISEILEEAKSRFKLNQAACVHRVGRVEISGCAVVVITGSGHRKEAYDANRYIIDRVKNEVPIWKHEFFADGTSEWGQNCDCVSDDHHHHHNNHHYERTE
- a CDS encoding MoaD/ThiS family protein, with amino-acid sequence MNRKIICFAGLKKFFGDETSVEVAPEESYASLLEKLGELNPEAKEVLTSCRIAVNEEFVPLNETIKDQTTLFLIPPSSGG
- a CDS encoding GTP 3',8-cyclase MoaA gives rise to the protein MLKIEDKLGRRFEKLRISLLNSCNFSCVYCVDNEFDENANLQIEENGADKPISVEEFTQLIQAVHRLTGLKSVRLTGGEPLLYSNLYPLIENIKKLGINDIRLTTNAFFLKENTEKLVNAGVNSINISVDAIDNKTFGKIIRRSDTSRVFQGIEAAIKAGLNIKLNAVIMRGKNDSQIVPLLDYATELGVKIRYLELMKMGHLYNSENGLFFPEKEILSTIQEKYEIEEMKREHASTAHYWRTSKGGIFGIIANESTPFCHDCNRLRLDSNGYFFGCLSNAHGEKLMPYIDNDQLLTEKLKGLLLLKQAVKFHGSELSMRNIGG
- a CDS encoding XdhC family protein — encoded protein: MTHELKLLFDTLKSWQLLDKKAVFVSVVDLEGSSYRRPGVRMLISEDGEYAGAVSGGCVESEIERQAQSVFHTNKPKVITYDGRYRIGCEGVIHVLIEPAFLSGELLEAFKNQLESRKPFQMDSFFYTEVGEYNDVGSVLRINGNDYSLNPNFKDNKTGSQKCFTQTFEPLFQLFIFGAEHDAVQLSQAAKLLGWEVTVVASPEELKSCDYFPGAASLITPSFDDIDTSAIDEQTAVVLITHSFNKDVQYLMALKDINPAYIGLLGSVNRRERVISMLLEQLPDLPLEFIEQIHGPAGINIGAENASEISVSILAEILSVVRKQKPVALREKIGAIHE
- a CDS encoding nucleotidyltransferase family protein; the encoded protein is MNNIPIVLLAAGASSRMGQPKPLLPWAEQTLIEHQVNTLTATGQSVVVVLGNQAENISPILNGLPVKFIINENWEQGMGTSIAKGVKLVEQQFPACNGVLITLIDQPLITTDHLTTLLGNFEAGKQQIIVSQAKSGWQGVPVIFDRFYFNELAKLSGKQGAKAVFRNFMHQVKTIRCGDSLEDMDTPEQYIKLRNNQ